From Streptomyces fungicidicus, one genomic window encodes:
- a CDS encoding phosphatase domain-containing protein — protein sequence MIARNELPLAVFDLDNTLADTAHRQHFLERRPRDWDGFFAAAPQDPPLAEGLALVREHARECEIVYLTGRPERCRRDTLDWLAAQQLPEGEVHMRQNADRRPARHTKLAILRRLARTRTVRVLVDDDELVCLDARRAGFTVVQARWTAPSGELEDAQEREGRT from the coding sequence GTGATCGCCCGCAACGAGCTTCCGCTGGCCGTGTTCGACCTCGACAACACCCTCGCCGACACGGCTCACCGGCAGCACTTCCTGGAGCGCAGGCCCCGGGACTGGGACGGCTTCTTCGCCGCCGCGCCGCAGGACCCCCCGCTCGCCGAGGGGCTCGCGCTGGTGCGCGAGCACGCGCGGGAGTGCGAGATCGTCTACCTCACCGGCCGTCCCGAACGCTGCCGGCGTGACACGCTGGACTGGCTCGCCGCCCAGCAACTCCCCGAAGGCGAGGTGCACATGCGGCAGAACGCCGACCGCCGCCCCGCCCGCCACACCAAGCTGGCGATCCTGCGCCGCCTGGCCCGCACCCGGACGGTCCGTGTCCTGGTGGACGACGACGAACTCGTCTGCCTGGACGCCCGGCGGGCCGGCTTCACCGTCGTCCAGGCGCGCTGGACGGCTCCGTCCGGGGAACTCGAGGACGCGCAGGAGCGCGAAGGGAGGACCTGA
- a CDS encoding DUF2382 domain-containing protein — protein MITREEISILLDHPVYDGDGNKVGDAKHVFLDDASGRPEWVTVKTGLFGSSESFIPIRDAALVKDHLEVPYPKDKIKGAPNVDIDAGGHLSVDEEHRLYEYYGIDWGSVLREPGEGDRAPGRGTAGTAGAAGAAGAAGAAGAAGAAGRSTTAGTAGTAGTAGTAGTSATAGKAGAAGAAGAAGRRSDAMTRSEERMRVGVERHETGRARLRKYVVTEEVQQTVPLRHEEVRVEREPITDANRGEAMSGPAFKEDEHEVTLHEERPVVETEAVPVERVRMTTEEKTREETVRGRVRKERIEAETEMNDEAGRGRRDTPGRDVPRKGRP, from the coding sequence ATGATCACCCGCGAAGAGATCTCGATCCTGCTGGATCACCCGGTGTACGACGGGGACGGGAACAAGGTCGGCGACGCGAAGCACGTCTTCCTCGACGACGCGAGCGGACGCCCTGAGTGGGTGACCGTCAAGACGGGTCTGTTCGGTTCCAGCGAATCCTTCATTCCCATCCGTGACGCGGCCCTGGTGAAGGACCACCTGGAGGTCCCTTACCCCAAGGACAAGATCAAGGGCGCGCCCAACGTCGACATCGACGCGGGCGGCCACCTCTCGGTGGACGAGGAGCACCGTCTCTACGAGTACTACGGCATCGACTGGGGTTCGGTGCTGAGGGAGCCCGGGGAAGGCGACCGCGCCCCCGGCCGGGGCACGGCGGGAACCGCCGGGGCTGCCGGTGCCGCCGGTGCCGCGGGCGCGGCCGGTGCGGCAGGTGCGGCGGGCAGGTCCACCACCGCGGGCACCGCCGGAACCGCGGGCACCGCCGGAACGGCGGGCACGTCCGCGACCGCCGGCAAGGCCGGGGCGGCCGGAGCCGCGGGCGCCGCGGGGCGCCGCTCCGACGCCATGACCCGTTCCGAGGAGCGGATGCGGGTCGGTGTCGAGCGGCACGAGACCGGACGCGCCAGGCTGCGGAAGTACGTGGTCACGGAGGAGGTCCAGCAGACCGTGCCGCTGCGCCACGAGGAAGTACGCGTGGAGCGTGAGCCGATCACGGACGCCAACCGGGGCGAGGCCATGTCGGGCCCGGCCTTCAAGGAGGACGAGCACGAGGTCACGCTGCACGAGGAGCGTCCCGTCGTCGAGACCGAGGCGGTGCCCGTCGAGCGGGTCCGGATGACCACGGAGGAGAAGACCAGGGAGGAGACCGTCCGGGGCCGGGTGCGCAAGGAGCGGATCGAGGCCGAGACGGAGATGAACGACGAAGCGGGCCGCGGGCGCCGCGACACCCCGGGCCGTGACGTCCCCAGGAAGGGCCGCCCGTAG
- a CDS encoding lysophospholipid acyltransferase family protein, protein MSVWLPGAPCTPKGCVEPAAPTVAVPLAVLRLTAVGALLLAGIALLPLGRRIPAGAVRRWCRWIVGAAGVRVRIAGSAVPGGGLLLVANHISWLDVPLLAAVRPARMLAKAEIRRWPVAGALAARGGVLFIDRDRLRSLPDTVAALATTLRGGAAVAVFPEGSTWCGRAQGRFRRAVFQAALDAGVPVQPVRIRYRGVRGTPATAPAFVGDDTLLASLWRVASARGVVAEVEVRDALPPGRHTDRRALSLAAQREAVPVRADGHHQ, encoded by the coding sequence ATGAGCGTCTGGCTGCCGGGCGCGCCCTGCACCCCGAAGGGCTGTGTGGAACCGGCGGCGCCCACGGTGGCCGTACCGCTGGCGGTGCTGCGGCTGACCGCCGTCGGCGCGCTGCTGCTCGCCGGGATCGCGCTGCTGCCGCTGGGCCGGCGGATCCCGGCCGGAGCGGTGCGCCGCTGGTGCCGCTGGATCGTGGGGGCCGCCGGGGTACGGGTCCGCATCGCCGGCTCCGCCGTGCCCGGGGGCGGACTGCTGCTCGTCGCCAACCACATCTCCTGGCTGGACGTCCCGCTGCTCGCGGCGGTCCGCCCGGCCCGCATGCTGGCCAAGGCCGAGATACGGCGCTGGCCCGTCGCGGGCGCGCTGGCCGCGCGGGGCGGGGTGCTGTTCATCGACCGTGACCGGCTGCGCTCCCTGCCGGACACGGTCGCCGCGCTCGCCACCACGCTGCGCGGCGGCGCGGCGGTCGCCGTCTTCCCGGAGGGCAGCACCTGGTGCGGCCGGGCCCAGGGCCGCTTCCGCCGGGCCGTCTTCCAGGCGGCGCTGGACGCCGGGGTCCCGGTGCAGCCGGTGCGCATCCGCTACCGGGGGGTGCGCGGAACCCCGGCCACGGCGCCGGCCTTCGTGGGCGACGACACGCTGCTCGCCTCCCTGTGGCGCGTGGCGTCGGCCCGTGGTGTGGTCGCCGAGGTCGAGGTGCGGGACGCCCTTCCGCCGGGCCGTCACACCGACCGCCGCGCCCTGTCCCTGGCGGCGCAGCGGGAGGCGGTGCCGGTGCGGGCGGACGGTCACCACCAGTGA
- a CDS encoding GNAT family N-acetyltransferase, producing MTGVPTLHRPPQSPAPLRYTVTLARDEEDVRAAQRLRHDVFAGEMGALLSTPQPGLDVDPFDAYCDHLLVREEVSGQVVGTYRLLPPERAGIAGRLYAEGEFDLSALDAIRSSLVEVGRSCVHPDHRGGAVIGLIWAGIARYMTDHGRTWLAGCCSVPLADGGGLAAATWDRVRAKHLAPEEYRVRPLLPWAPKTPAPATPGELPALLRGYLRLGAWVCGEPAHDVDFGVADLYVLLPMNRVNPRYLRHFLSLVPA from the coding sequence ATGACCGGCGTCCCCACGCTCCACCGTCCCCCGCAGTCCCCGGCGCCCCTCCGCTACACCGTCACGCTCGCCCGCGACGAGGAGGACGTGCGTGCCGCCCAGCGGCTGCGGCACGACGTCTTCGCGGGGGAGATGGGCGCCCTGCTCTCCACCCCGCAGCCGGGGCTGGACGTCGACCCCTTCGACGCCTACTGCGACCACCTGCTGGTGCGCGAGGAGGTGAGCGGGCAGGTCGTCGGCACCTACCGGCTGCTGCCGCCCGAGCGCGCCGGGATCGCCGGACGGCTGTACGCGGAGGGCGAGTTCGACCTGTCGGCGCTCGACGCGATCCGGTCGTCCCTCGTCGAGGTCGGCCGCTCCTGCGTCCACCCCGACCACCGCGGCGGCGCGGTCATCGGCCTCATCTGGGCCGGCATAGCCCGCTACATGACCGACCACGGCCGCACCTGGCTGGCCGGCTGCTGCTCGGTCCCCCTCGCCGACGGAGGCGGCCTCGCCGCCGCCACCTGGGACCGGGTGCGGGCCAAGCACCTCGCGCCGGAGGAGTACCGGGTGCGCCCGCTGCTGCCCTGGGCGCCGAAGACCCCGGCCCCCGCCACGCCCGGTGAGCTGCCCGCCCTGCTCCGCGGCTACCTGCGGCTCGGCGCCTGGGTCTGCGGGGAGCCCGCGCACGACGTGGACTTCGGCGTCGCCGACCTCTACGTGCTGCTGCCGATGAACCGGGTCAACCCGCGCTACCTGCGGCACTTCCTCTCCCTCGTCCCCGCCTGA
- a CDS encoding succinate dehydrogenase/fumarate reductase iron-sulfur subunit, translated as MRLTLRVWRQKNADADGAMSTYEVDGISPDMSFLEMLDTLNEELILKGEDPVAFDHDCREGICGACSLVINGDAHGPERTTTCQLHMRSFKDGDTLDVEPWRASAFPVVKDLVVDRSAFDRIIQAGGYVTAPTGSAPEAHATAVPKPDADLAFEHAECIGCGACVAACPNGAAMLFTSAKINHLNVLPQGAPERETRVLDMVAQMDEEGFGGCTLAGECATACPKGIPLTSITGMNKEWLQATRKAAKR; from the coding sequence ATGAGGCTCACCCTGCGCGTCTGGCGGCAGAAGAACGCCGACGCCGACGGCGCCATGTCCACGTACGAGGTGGACGGCATCTCCCCCGACATGTCCTTCCTGGAGATGCTCGACACCCTCAACGAGGAACTCATCCTCAAGGGCGAGGACCCGGTCGCCTTCGACCACGACTGCCGCGAGGGCATCTGCGGCGCCTGCTCGCTCGTCATCAACGGCGACGCCCACGGACCCGAGCGCACCACCACCTGCCAGCTGCACATGCGGTCCTTCAAGGACGGCGACACCCTCGACGTCGAACCGTGGCGGGCGTCCGCCTTCCCGGTCGTGAAGGACCTGGTCGTCGACCGCTCGGCCTTCGACCGGATCATCCAGGCCGGCGGCTACGTCACCGCCCCCACCGGCTCCGCGCCCGAGGCCCACGCCACGGCCGTGCCCAAGCCGGACGCGGACCTCGCCTTCGAGCACGCCGAGTGCATCGGCTGCGGCGCCTGCGTCGCGGCCTGCCCCAACGGCGCGGCGATGCTCTTCACCTCCGCGAAGATCAACCACCTCAACGTGCTGCCGCAGGGCGCCCCCGAGCGCGAGACCCGGGTGCTGGACATGGTGGCGCAGATGGACGAGGAGGGCTTCGGAGGCTGCACCCTCGCCGGCGAGTGCGCCACGGCCTGCCCGAAGGGCATCCCGCTCACCTCCATCACCGGGATGAACAAGGAGTGGCTGCAGGCCACCCGCAAGGCCGCGAAGCGGTAG
- a CDS encoding fumarate reductase/succinate dehydrogenase flavoprotein subunit — translation MTSYTAYTTGEPVADTKAPAGPVHERWDKRRFEAGLVNPANRRRKTVIVVGTGLAGGSAGATLAEQGYRVVQFCYQDSPRRAHSIAAQGGINAAKNYRNDGDSVHRLFYDTVKGGDFRSRESNVHRLAQISVEIIDQCVAQGVPFAREYGGLLDTRSFGGVQVSRTFYARGQTGQQLLLGAYQALSRQIAAGNVEMHPRTEMLDLVVVDGRARGIVARDLVTGKIDTYFADAVVLASGGYGNVFYLSTNAMNSNATAIWRAHRRGAHFANPCFTQIHPTCIPRTGDHQSKLTLMSESLRNDGRIWVPKAKGDDRPPNRIPEDERDYYLERIYPSFGNLVPRDIASRAAKNVCDEGRGVGPGGQGVYLDFADAIARMGRKAVEAKYGNLFDMYQRITDEDPYRVPMRIYPAVHYTMGGLWVDYDLQTTVPGLFAVGEANFSDHGANRLGASALMQGLADGYFVLPATVNDYLARTPHEDGITAEHPVVREVLAETEDRLNLLLAVDGDRTPDSFHRELGELMWEFCGMARTDSGLRKALERIPQIREEFWRRIKVPGTGEEFNQSLEKANRVVDYLELAELMCLDALHRAESCGGHFREESQTPDGEAARRDDEFSYAAAWEFTGTGEAPVLHKEDLVFEYVYPTQRSYA, via the coding sequence ATGACTTCCTACACCGCTTACACGACCGGTGAGCCGGTCGCCGACACCAAGGCCCCCGCGGGACCGGTCCACGAGCGCTGGGACAAGCGCCGTTTCGAGGCCGGACTGGTCAACCCCGCCAACCGGCGGCGCAAGACCGTGATCGTCGTCGGCACGGGTCTCGCGGGCGGCTCCGCCGGCGCCACCCTCGCCGAACAGGGCTACCGCGTCGTCCAGTTCTGCTACCAGGACTCCCCGCGCCGCGCCCACTCCATCGCCGCGCAGGGCGGCATCAACGCGGCGAAGAACTACCGCAACGACGGCGACTCGGTCCACCGCCTGTTCTACGACACCGTCAAGGGCGGCGACTTCCGCTCCCGCGAGTCCAACGTCCACCGCCTGGCGCAGATCTCCGTCGAGATCATCGACCAGTGCGTCGCCCAGGGCGTGCCCTTCGCCCGCGAGTACGGCGGACTGCTCGACACCCGCTCCTTCGGCGGCGTCCAGGTCTCCCGCACCTTCTACGCCCGCGGCCAGACGGGCCAGCAGCTCCTCCTCGGCGCCTACCAGGCGCTCAGCAGGCAGATCGCGGCCGGCAACGTCGAGATGCACCCGCGCACCGAGATGCTCGACCTGGTCGTCGTCGACGGCCGGGCCCGCGGCATCGTCGCCCGGGACCTCGTCACCGGGAAGATCGACACGTACTTCGCGGACGCCGTCGTGCTCGCCAGCGGCGGCTACGGCAACGTCTTCTACCTGTCGACGAACGCCATGAACTCCAACGCCACCGCGATCTGGCGGGCGCACCGGCGCGGCGCCCACTTCGCCAACCCCTGCTTCACCCAGATCCACCCCACCTGCATCCCGCGCACCGGCGACCACCAGTCCAAGCTGACCCTGATGAGCGAGTCGCTGCGCAACGACGGACGGATCTGGGTGCCGAAGGCCAAGGGCGACGACCGGCCGCCGAACAGGATCCCCGAGGACGAGCGCGACTACTACCTGGAGCGCATCTACCCGTCCTTCGGCAACCTCGTGCCCCGCGACATCGCCTCCCGCGCCGCCAAGAACGTCTGCGACGAGGGCAGGGGAGTGGGACCGGGCGGACAGGGCGTCTACCTGGACTTCGCCGACGCCATCGCACGGATGGGCCGGAAGGCCGTCGAGGCCAAGTACGGCAACCTCTTCGACATGTACCAGCGGATCACCGACGAGGATCCGTACCGGGTGCCCATGCGGATCTACCCGGCCGTGCACTACACGATGGGCGGCCTGTGGGTCGACTACGACCTCCAGACCACCGTCCCCGGCCTGTTCGCCGTCGGCGAGGCCAACTTCTCCGACCACGGCGCCAACCGGCTCGGCGCCTCCGCGCTGATGCAGGGCCTGGCCGACGGCTACTTCGTCCTGCCGGCCACCGTCAACGACTACCTGGCCCGCACCCCGCACGAGGACGGGATCACCGCCGAGCACCCGGTGGTGCGGGAGGTGCTGGCCGAGACGGAGGACCGGCTCAACCTGCTGCTGGCCGTCGACGGCGACCGCACCCCCGACTCCTTCCACCGCGAACTCGGCGAGCTGATGTGGGAGTTCTGCGGAATGGCGCGGACCGACTCCGGACTGCGCAAGGCGCTCGAGCGCATTCCGCAGATCCGGGAGGAGTTCTGGCGGCGCATCAAGGTCCCCGGCACCGGCGAGGAGTTCAACCAGTCGCTGGAGAAGGCCAACCGCGTCGTCGACTACCTGGAGCTCGCCGAGCTGATGTGCCTCGACGCGCTGCACCGCGCCGAGTCCTGCGGCGGCCACTTCCGCGAGGAGTCCCAGACCCCGGACGGCGAAGCCGCCCGCAGGGACGACGAGTTCTCCTACGCCGCCGCCTGGGAGTTCACCGGCACCGGCGAGGCTCCCGTCCTGCACAAGGAAGACCTGGTCTTCGAGTACGTCTACCCCACCCAGCGGAGCTACGCATGA
- a CDS encoding succinate dehydrogenase: protein MARTVWDSTVGKKTVMAVSGLIMLLYLVAHMTGNLKIFFGAGEFNHYAHWLRTVGEPFMHYEWTLWVVRVVLVAAVVAHAVSAYQLSRRDIRARPSKYVHRKPRASYATRTMRWGGVILALFIVWHLLDLTTGTVHSGGFESGKPYQNVVDTFSTWYGNVIYIVAMLAVGLHIRHGFWSAAQTLGVGSRTRDRALKTIANALALLLTAGFLAVPVGVMTGVVS from the coding sequence CTGGCACGCACCGTGTGGGACTCGACCGTCGGCAAGAAGACAGTGATGGCGGTCAGCGGCCTGATCATGCTGCTGTATCTCGTCGCCCACATGACCGGGAACCTGAAGATCTTCTTCGGGGCCGGCGAGTTCAACCACTACGCCCACTGGCTGCGCACCGTCGGCGAGCCGTTCATGCACTACGAGTGGACGCTCTGGGTCGTCCGCGTGGTGCTCGTCGCCGCCGTGGTCGCGCACGCCGTCTCCGCCTACCAGCTCAGCCGCCGCGACATCAGGGCCCGCCCCAGCAAGTACGTGCACCGGAAGCCGCGGGCGAGCTACGCCACCCGCACCATGCGCTGGGGCGGCGTCATCCTCGCCCTGTTCATCGTCTGGCACCTGCTCGACCTGACCACCGGCACCGTGCACTCCGGCGGCTTCGAGTCCGGCAAGCCCTACCAGAACGTCGTGGACACCTTCTCCACCTGGTACGGCAACGTCATCTACATCGTCGCGATGCTCGCCGTCGGACTGCACATCCGGCACGGCTTCTGGAGCGCCGCCCAGACCCTCGGCGTCGGCAGCCGCACCCGTGACCGCGCCCTCAAGACCATCGCCAATGCCCTCGCGCTGCTGCTCACGGCCGGCTTCCTCGCCGTCCCCGTGGGCGTCATGACCGGAGTGGTGAGCTGA
- a CDS encoding LysR family transcriptional regulator, producing MQFQQLQYFVAVAETRHFTRAADLVHVAQPSLSQQIKALERELGADLFRRARGNITLTDAGEALLPLARRILADADTARHEVQEVAQLRSGRVRLGATPSLCTGLLPDVLRAFHDRYPGVRLLVEEGGSHDLVRGLARGALDLALVVLPLPTPSPALTTVELLREDLVVVSSPDAPRPGRGRRAVRIADLEGERLVMFRHGYDLRELTVTACRAEGFEPEFAVEGGEMDAVLGFVRAGIGTAVVPRMVAARSGHGLRVTPLARPGLHRTIALAHRSDVAPPRAARELQRMLLER from the coding sequence ATGCAGTTCCAGCAGCTCCAGTACTTCGTGGCCGTCGCCGAGACCCGGCACTTCACCCGGGCCGCGGATCTGGTCCATGTCGCACAGCCGTCGCTGTCGCAGCAGATCAAGGCGCTGGAGCGGGAGCTGGGGGCCGATCTGTTCCGGCGGGCGCGCGGGAACATCACGCTGACCGACGCGGGCGAGGCGCTGCTGCCGCTGGCCCGGCGGATCCTCGCCGACGCGGACACCGCCCGGCACGAGGTGCAGGAGGTCGCGCAGCTGCGCAGCGGCCGGGTGCGGCTGGGCGCCACACCGAGCCTGTGCACCGGCCTGCTGCCGGACGTGCTGCGCGCCTTCCACGACCGCTACCCGGGCGTCCGGCTGCTGGTCGAGGAGGGCGGCTCCCACGACCTCGTACGGGGGCTGGCCCGCGGGGCGCTGGACCTCGCCCTGGTGGTGCTGCCGCTGCCGACGCCCTCCCCCGCGCTCACCACGGTGGAACTGCTGCGCGAGGACCTCGTGGTGGTCTCCTCCCCGGACGCCCCGAGGCCGGGGCGGGGGCGGCGCGCGGTGCGCATCGCCGATCTGGAGGGCGAGCGCCTGGTGATGTTCCGGCACGGCTACGACCTGCGCGAGCTGACCGTGACGGCGTGCCGGGCGGAGGGCTTCGAGCCGGAGTTCGCGGTGGAGGGCGGGGAGATGGACGCGGTGCTGGGCTTCGTGCGGGCGGGCATCGGGACGGCCGTGGTGCCGAGGATGGTGGCCGCCCGCTCCGGCCACGGCCTGCGCGTCACCCCGCTGGCCCGGCCGGGCCTGCACCGCACCATCGCCCTGGCCCACCGCAGCGACGTGGCACCGCCGCGGGCGGCCCGGGAGCTGCAGCGGATGCTGCTGGAGAGATGA
- a CDS encoding universal stress protein, whose amino-acid sequence MTEQQAHRFERGTDGPKVIVAGVDGSDSSLRAAAYAAGLARRQGALLALVYVQPVLAAGAALGAPVADTTEEIAEDLVAHVRDAMERIRGIFDIRWEFHTFRGDPYNGLVRAADDLKADAVVVGASEQAGHRFVGSVAVRLVKAGRWPVTVVP is encoded by the coding sequence GTGACGGAACAGCAGGCCCACCGGTTCGAACGGGGCACGGACGGCCCGAAGGTGATCGTGGCCGGCGTGGACGGCTCCGACTCCTCGCTGCGCGCGGCGGCGTACGCCGCCGGCCTGGCCCGCCGCCAGGGGGCTCTGCTGGCCCTGGTGTACGTGCAGCCGGTGCTGGCCGCGGGGGCGGCGCTCGGCGCGCCGGTCGCCGACACCACCGAGGAGATAGCCGAGGACCTGGTGGCGCACGTCAGGGACGCGATGGAGCGGATCAGGGGCATCTTCGACATCCGCTGGGAGTTCCACACGTTCCGCGGGGACCCGTACAACGGCCTGGTGAGGGCGGCCGACGACCTCAAGGCGGACGCGGTGGTGGTGGGCGCCTCCGAGCAGGCCGGCCACCGGTTCGTCGGCTCGGTCGCGGTCCGTCTGGTCAAGGCCGGCCGGTGGCCGGTCACCGTCGTGCCGTAG
- a CDS encoding polysaccharide deacetylase family protein, with protein MQKDQLLTRRRALLAGAVSLGAAGVAAACTPGTGNRAATAPPPAAGARAARRPLKPSEYRLRPLTGYGPPRTAPGGTPVRREPLLRVSGRGRTMVLTFDDGPDPRYTPHILDTLARYEVRAMFFVCGEMASYNRDLVSRMADEGHVVGNHTWSHPLLTRLRRSRIRSEMERTSDVVEKACGDRPEWFRAPYGAWNRAAFQLGAELGMEPLAWTVDTLDWTEPGTRTIVGRVEDGAAPGVVVLSHDAGGDRSQSVRALRSYLPELLDSGYHVTVPRRQYV; from the coding sequence ATGCAGAAGGATCAGTTGCTCACCCGGCGCCGGGCCCTCCTGGCCGGCGCGGTCTCCCTGGGCGCGGCCGGTGTGGCCGCGGCATGCACACCGGGCACCGGGAACCGGGCCGCCACCGCGCCGCCGCCGGCCGCGGGCGCCCGGGCGGCCCGCCGTCCGCTGAAGCCCTCCGAGTACCGTCTGAGGCCGCTGACCGGCTACGGCCCGCCGCGCACCGCGCCCGGCGGGACGCCCGTGCGGCGCGAACCGCTGCTGCGCGTGTCCGGGCGCGGCCGCACCATGGTGCTCACCTTCGACGACGGACCCGACCCCCGCTACACCCCGCACATCCTCGACACCCTGGCCCGGTACGAGGTGCGCGCGATGTTCTTCGTGTGCGGCGAGATGGCCTCCTACAACAGGGACCTGGTGTCCCGGATGGCCGACGAGGGGCACGTGGTCGGCAACCACACCTGGTCCCACCCCCTGCTCACCCGGCTGAGGCGGAGCCGGATCCGCTCCGAGATGGAACGCACCAGCGACGTCGTCGAGAAGGCCTGCGGCGATCGCCCCGAGTGGTTCCGCGCACCCTACGGCGCCTGGAACCGCGCCGCCTTCCAGCTCGGCGCCGAGCTGGGCATGGAGCCGCTGGCCTGGACGGTCGACACCCTCGACTGGACCGAGCCCGGCACCCGCACCATCGTCGGCCGGGTGGAGGACGGCGCCGCCCCCGGCGTCGTGGTGCTCTCGCACGACGCCGGGGGCGACCGCTCGCAGAGCGTGCGCGCCCTGCGCTCCTACCTGCCGGAGCTGCTGGACTCCGGATACCACGTCACCGTGCCGCGCCGGCAGTACGTCTGA
- a CDS encoding class F sortase, with product MSAFEPAEAEWEAPRRKRAPWGVIALVLLTGLALIRNGSGEFDVGPPQPAGAAAADTRMPGPAVAAGVRPLPYAVADRVRIPAIQVDAPVIPVGLDAEGWVDAPPPQDPNLAGWFTGAVSPGEKGTAVVVGHVDNAQGPAVFYGLGALKKGNRVEIARGDGKTAVFEIYGIEVFAKNDFPGDRVYASKGGAELRVITCGGGFSKQNGYDGNVVAFTRLVEVR from the coding sequence ATGTCTGCTTTCGAGCCGGCCGAAGCAGAATGGGAGGCGCCGCGGAGGAAACGCGCCCCGTGGGGCGTGATAGCGCTGGTCCTCCTCACCGGCCTGGCCCTCATCCGCAACGGCTCGGGGGAATTCGACGTGGGACCGCCGCAGCCCGCCGGTGCGGCGGCCGCCGACACCCGGATGCCGGGCCCCGCCGTGGCCGCCGGGGTGCGGCCGCTGCCGTACGCGGTCGCCGACCGGGTCAGGATCCCGGCGATCCAGGTGGACGCGCCGGTGATTCCGGTGGGCCTGGACGCGGAGGGCTGGGTGGACGCGCCGCCGCCCCAGGACCCGAACCTGGCCGGCTGGTTCACCGGCGCCGTCTCCCCGGGCGAGAAGGGCACGGCGGTCGTCGTCGGCCATGTCGACAACGCGCAGGGACCGGCGGTGTTCTACGGGCTCGGGGCGCTGAAGAAGGGCAACCGCGTCGAGATCGCGCGAGGGGACGGGAAGACCGCCGTGTTCGAGATCTACGGCATCGAGGTCTTCGCGAAGAACGACTTCCCCGGCGACCGGGTCTACGCCTCCAAGGGCGGCGCGGAACTGCGGGTCATCACCTGCGGCGGCGGTTTCTCCAAGCAGAACGGCTACGACGGGAACGTGGTCGCCTTCACCCGCCTGGTCGAGGTCCGCTGA
- a CDS encoding bestrophin-like domain has protein sequence MPEWLVLTLAMLAACVVVVVITLVRHRRAADDEDPSETPDVIEYMTMWIGVVYAIVLGLAIAGVWEGRSAAQEHVRAEAVALHEISERVRVYPAEARDRIRDDVNAYVGHVVTTEWRAMADDGRVTARGTELLDRVRHDVTDYEPRTDFEAQAYQPLVDQVAAADQARSARSESTGETMPGVVWFGLIAGAVITIGMIFALQIRRTGREMVLAGLFSALIAFLLFLIWDFDAPYSRGLAASAEPFLRLFPHAGG, from the coding sequence TTGCCGGAATGGCTTGTTCTCACCCTCGCGATGCTCGCCGCCTGTGTCGTCGTGGTGGTCATCACCCTGGTACGGCACCGCAGGGCGGCCGACGACGAGGATCCCAGCGAGACCCCGGACGTCATCGAGTACATGACGATGTGGATCGGTGTGGTGTACGCCATCGTCCTGGGACTCGCCATCGCCGGCGTCTGGGAGGGACGCAGCGCCGCCCAGGAGCACGTCAGGGCGGAGGCGGTGGCACTCCACGAGATCTCCGAGCGGGTGCGGGTCTACCCCGCCGAGGCGCGTGACCGGATCCGGGACGATGTCAACGCCTATGTCGGACACGTCGTCACCACCGAGTGGCGGGCCATGGCCGACGACGGGCGGGTGACCGCGCGCGGCACCGAACTGCTCGACCGCGTCCGCCACGACGTCACCGACTACGAGCCGCGCACGGACTTCGAGGCGCAGGCCTACCAGCCGCTCGTGGACCAGGTGGCCGCCGCCGACCAGGCGCGCAGCGCACGGTCCGAGTCGACCGGGGAGACCATGCCGGGCGTGGTGTGGTTCGGGCTGATCGCCGGGGCCGTCATCACCATCGGGATGATCTTCGCGCTGCAGATCCGGCGCACCGGCCGCGAGATGGTCCTCGCCGGGCTGTTCTCCGCGCTGATCGCCTTCCTGCTCTTCCTCATCTGGGACTTCGACGCCCCCTACAGCCGGGGCCTCGCCGCCTCGGCGGAGCCGTTCCTGCGGCTCTTCCCGCACGCCGGGGGCTGA